The Styela clava chromosome 11, kaStyClav1.hap1.2, whole genome shotgun sequence genome includes the window AAGACGGCGTGATTACGTGATTAGGTGAGGTGTCTAATTTTCTGTCGTTTTTACAAATTCTGGCAAAATTAATTGTCTTTGTCTAATTTTCTGTCGTGTTTACAAATTCTGGCAAAATTAAGTATCTGACACatttatagaataaatattgTAAGATAAGATCAAAATTCGTCGATAAAAATTAGATAATAGGGTTCAAATTATTGATGTATATATGGTTCAAAACATCTCACGGAAGTTTCCATTTGATTGAGAAATGCATAGCCTACTTCGTATTTGTAGCGAGCAATTAGATGGTATTTATTTCGGATTGTTCGAATTCTGGTTGCAGCATATTGTGCACAAATCAGAAAACATTTTTTGCTGCCCATTTTATTGTAGGCATATAAATGGATTTTTGTCGATAATTTAACCGTATGCGACAGATATTGTCTGCTGCTCgatcttttttcaaaattttcaaaaagcaCTACACAGAATGACCACTAATGGCAAACATGATGACCAAGCAGGAAAACGGATAATGGTCATCGATTAGCGTTTTCTGGTGTTCAACAGTATGGTGGGCTGGTGCATCGATAGATTGATCACTGACCTCGAAAAAGCAGATCGATGTAATCTTTCCCAACGTGCTAAATTAATTCGCGATCGTACTCTCGCACTTTTGGCGCGAAAAAGGATTTTCTGGACTTATCGCTATATGCCGAGCTGCGAAATAAGCATCTAAAACTGAGATGCTTACGGTCTTCATTCAGATATCCCATTATAACAAGAATGCAAGAGGTTACTAAACTTATCTCTTATCAAGTGCCGCATATTGCGCTGGATTGAACGCCGACGAGCTTCTTGCTAATGTGCGACAGAGTCCTTCTATTCATGCATCGCAGTAATTGAGACACaattatgaattattatcaTGTAGCGAGATTAGGGTGAAAAGTAGCACAATCTAGTAATTACGGACGATAACGCACCCAATACGTACGAATTGCTGCGATAGTACGTGTGCGCGCATAATATCAACGTAATACGTAAGAGAAAAAGGCGAGGAGTGAAGAAAACATATGTCATTTAAAAACGGGGTAGCATAACAACTGCAAGTCGCAAAGAGAAGAGAGTCATTAATTCTATAAGCAAATTAGAAGGACCTACTAAGTCGCTCACAATGAAACACGTAATATTTCGTATGTGGACTTTCGTTCTGAGTATAGCAAAATAGTAATGCAATGTCATATGAATTAAGTGGTGAAGTAGTGTTTTTGTTGTAAAGATAGAAAAActattttgttgaataaaataaaagaaggaACGGGTCAGGATAATATTTCTACAACAATTGTGATAGTTTGACGTTTTCAATAGCCTAATATTCCTCAGtattttgatatatatgtaATGATTTGCTCCTTGTTCAAAATCAATTTACTATAAGCGAAACAGTAACCGGTACCGTAACTGAGAATAATTCATACTCTGAAGGGCGAAGCTCAGCATTGGATtcagtaatattattttttaaaatttacttgaataaaattaaaaaggcGTTTAggtgtaaaatatttattaatcgTGTGTCTTTAATGAATTTTTTGATTTCTTGGCAGATTATTATAAAGAATGTATTGTGCCGTTACACCTGCTGTAGGATTGGTATCAATTAATGATATTGCCAACAACCACCCGAATTTAGCCGGGATGTTGCGGACTCACACTACTCCATACTACGTAGGACAACCTTGCCCCCGTGTGACCGCAGAAGACTCTTACCACAGTGCCATGCGGATGACTTATGGACATTATAACACTCACCTCCAATATCAAGTCATGGCCTCGACTGCCAATGACCCAAGATATTTGGATTCAAACCCTGTCAACGCCTATTACAGGCTTCTGGAGTCAGGAGACTCTCAAACAAACCCAAATGTTGCAAACGAAGGAATACCGTTGACTAAATTTATCGAGGAAGGACTAAGAAGTAGGACAAACTTGGCATTTTCGTTTTGCGATCAATACAGAGAAGTGACAAAGATATCGGCAGATGGGGCAGTGTCTCCGACTTCTATATCGTCAATTATGTTGTCCAACGAAAGCTCTGGATATGCTTCGTCTTCGGGAAGATCTTTCGAGTCGCCCAGTGATTCACATACATCCGATTCCCAATTTTCTTCGTCTTATAACTGTAATCAGAGAACGAAAAAGAGAAGCCGGTATGTTGAACATTCTAATCAAAGAAACGAATCGGGTGATGTTTTGGACAAGGACGCTGTGCGGCCTAGAACCAGGCCTGCTAAACCGACAAGGAAATCATTTATCAAGGTTCATGAAAGGGTAAACCATTCCAACAGAGACGAAACCAAAACTCCAGAATGTGGTTTGATATGTCAGAGAAAAGCCTCATCGAAAAGCATTGAAATGTTAAAAACGCAAATGCGGAATAAACCAAGAAATAATGAAATGGAAGTTGATGAACCATTCGACAAATATCCGGAGCCAAAACAACACGATTCCTTGTGCATCCGATCCGGACGAACAGAAAACAAAACGACTTTGCCAATCAAAGAACGGATAAAGAGGTTTGAGAAATTGCGGGATACCTGCGGGGGTAATCCCAACAGAAAATCGAATAACATCACATTGGACGAACCCAAAGTTGAACAAAGGATATACACAAACGCGAATGCTCatcaaaagaaaaacaaaaatgccacaTACACCAAATCTACAATAGAAACGAAATTAGAGAAGGCCAAGAAAGAATTGAAACAATCGTCGaggtattttcaaattaaatcaatataatatttgtatgaatctcgaaaatattttttacaaattgtatttcaatttttaggaAAATGTTTCTCGGAATGTATGAAGTTCAGTCTGTACTTGGTGTAGGTGGAGGGGGAACTGTGTATGCAGGCGTGAGAATAGCTGATTCTAAGCCTATTGCAATCAAGAGAATCATGAGAGAAAAAATCAAGAGATGGGAAAAAATTCAAGGCCGAAAAGTACCACAAGAAATTGTCCTTATGCTAAAGTAAGTTTATTCTTGAACAACTTAGAAGTGACAAATTATATAGACTGTACCCCGCTAGGGCAAAAAGTGACTAATTGAAGAAATGGAGCTTTTCTTTATTTGGTTGAACTTAATCGTTCTTTGTTGTACCATACACGAGAGAAAATACTTCAACCTGACTTGAACAAAATAGTCCATATTGTCCCGGAATGACGCTCACTGCCCCCATAGCCCTGtaaaacctaaaaaaaattgatggttATTGCTAGAAATCAATTTCATGCTTTATCAAAGATATGCCCCAGACTTAGGCAAAgaatatcttcaaatatttcGATATTCAATTGTTGGagttttcaaatcaaattatttgtcaatttGACGAATAGAGAGAGAATGATCAAAAAATCCTTGACCAAATAAAAATGCGAATATGAAACTATCAAAAGtaatttataaattcaaaaGAATTTTCACAACCAATAACAAAACGCTCACAAACGACCTTGTAGTAAAGTTACGTAATTTATTTTGGTCGGTGTCGTAAACAACTGACgcaaacataaatatttattggtTCATTTTCAGGGTGAACGGTCACAAGAACGTAATTCGTCTTCTTGATTGGTACGAATGTCTCGACtccttcattttaattttggagAGACCACACAACTGCGTTGACTTATTTGATTATATCAGAGAAGTGGGGACAATCACGGAAGACGAAGCGTCGTTCATATTCAGACAGGTGAGTCGCAGGGTGTGAAATCaggatataaatatttttgtctgtCTCCTTTATTCCTTCCATTTCTGGTAATAAGGATGTGTATTTGGACTAAGGTGTTCTATTTAAATCAATGTAATCCTGAAGCGAATGACTAGCCGACCATGTAGTAATTTCTCTCTTTCTTTATCAAGCATTTCGTCgataattaaatatttgagAGTGGTAATTCTAATTTACGTTCTTGTAGTAGCGACTAAGCAGGGGCTGATTTTTATGAACTATTTTGTAAATTATACAATTGTATTTAGGTCGTCGAAGCAGTGAAACATATTCATTCTCGTGGCGTTTTACATCGTGATATCAAAGATGAAAATGTAGTTATAAATCGAGAAACAAAGAAGCCGAGAATCATTGATTTTGGATGTGGTACCAACCTTCACGACGGTGCCTATACTGACTTCTCTGGGACGCCTGAGTTTTACCCACCCGAATGGTTTTCAAAGGTAAGAAATGTTAATTTGTAAAATTACGGACGTCGaaattatttccaaatatgcaATTACACACCTAAAGTAAAACTATCATATGTGGATACGTTAAAATGAGAATCTACCATTGATAGGCATTGCAATgcacaacaaacaaacaagtgaaatatatttgattatattattcATGATATATCATTTACATTTGAAATTAGTTAAAAATTTAGCAATATATCTATGTATTCTCCTATAAATATTTctaattgtgttttttttcttcaatttttattcagCGTGTTTACCAAGGACGCTCCGCTGCTGCATGGTCACTCGGCGTTTTACTATATGATATGTTATGCGGAGAAATACCCTTCAAAACTAAAGGAAAAATTATGGCAAATATTCTCACATTTAAGGTAAGACAGGAATGTGCTGATCTGATGAAACTATCAGTCTGAAATAGGGTATCATAATCTCTTTTCTCGAATGCTCCATACTTGGTCACATAAGAAATATAAAACATAGAAATTTGTTTCTACGAtgtatttattttacattttcgcTAAAAGATTTTATTCCTAATCTTCGATTTCTTTTCTTTTAGGCTCCAGTTTCGCAAAAGGCAAAGCACCTTATTATGTGGTTACTCTGTAGCGAACCAGATGCCAGACCTGATTTGAATGAAGTATTGAAGCATCCTTGGTTGCAAAATACCAAGCAGTGAAAGAATGGGAATCATTCAGAAAGTTGCCACTGAATCTTGCTAAAAGATATCATGGCGAAAAGAAGCAGGCTTGAAGAAAGCATACAGAGAATCCAGCGTGGAGAAATGAAAGGATTCCGCGTGGTGGAGTACAGAATGTTGCAGTGGATGCAAAGAGACAAATTGAATGTAAGGAGTCGGAAAGatataaatattattgcctGATTTCATTTCCGATACTTTCCTGCAAAGGAAATGTCTAAaatattatatgttttattctaACTACCGtacttatgatttttttttttatattttcctcAAGTTTCGTTTGCATGGAATTTATTATTGTTGAATTATTTAAGTTCGATTGTTCTTagttataaattaaattattcacGTATAAACCACCTACCTACGTGGATGACACAATAGTGCATTATACCGAAGTACAAATTCGGATTTATGTGACTTAATTACTGCATTAAAAACGCCCATTTCTTTGAGCTGACCATTTACACGTCATATGTACGTGATGGGTAATTAATCATTAAAATGGCTTCCgtgtcaataaaaaaataacttcATCGTTTTTGTGCGTGATTTGTAAGTATATTGGGCAAATTAATCAGGGTTCGCCCATCCTCGCCCATAATGCTGAATCGAAGACAATTTTTGTTCAGAACAACgatgtttatttttatgaatgatAGTTAGGAGGGATTAATGACGGTGACAAGACACACCCGGGTGATAGAAAGATATGTATTCGTCTGCGTCtctctaaaataaataaacatctcataaaataaatacgATTGTGGGAACGCGATATACATGCACCAAGCAATCcataattaattcaaattagAAACTTCATTGCGCTTGATATTCGCAGTGACGATTCGTTAATTAATCTCAGTGCGAGAGCCGATCGTTTCTAtcaaataaagtttaaataaatttatctatTTAAAATCTTCACAACAGAACTGATATATACTGCTGATATTCCGTTGTGGAATTATTATAGCATTATCGATATACCAACATCGtaaacttttgaaaatattttcacttaATAATATGGGAAAAGATATATACATGACCCCAATCAGCATTTAATGGCCTCCAATGCAGTGGGCTTTTGTATATAGTTCCAGATGTCGTCTTTGTGGCTTTGCAGATGTAATTGGTTTAACCTATGCAGTTTTTATGTCAAAAGGCTATTTTTGATTTGAATTACTACCAATTCATTCAATAATTAATATCGATTTAAAAGTATATGTAACGTACGTGTCTGAAGGAAACATTTGCGGTGATACCAAACGGATATCGCATAATGGCATAATCTGAGAAGGCAGTATTCTAATGTGTGCGATCGACGTGTCTCGTTTACGTGGATATTTTAATCATTAGGATAAAATTATCCATTTTATCGGCTATCAGGTGTCGATAGTCCAGTTTGGTTGGACTCTTTCAATAAGAGATAGCCGCCATTTTAAAGTGAATAATTTACCAATGCACAAAACCGATGCTAAGTTGTCTTGTTGGTCCCCACCAAAAAACTTTCTAAACCCTGCAAAAGTCTTTCTATATTTACATTtaatgtaagatttcaaactctacATAACGGAAAACGtgcttccgcaaatgtaagtgctttcgaACATCGATGAgcttttcaaaacaaaatcttACCCCCTgaaaaatgctcattgctcacaagattctaaaatgcggttttgaattttattcttttattaccgacacaacttgctgacatatcaagcaagcaccTCTGATCGATTTCTCGACTTTCattcttttcttctttttgcAATCAAGTCATTTTCAACTAAAAATTAATGTATCATATTAAAATTGACACACCAGGAATATTATTTCGAAGTTTAAATTctccaaaaaaaaatattacgactatttttatcttttatttacTTCTCACAGAGAATCATTATAAGACTTAGTGGCAGTTATCTGATTTGTAATTTGGCACTGCAAAAGACAGACCTCACAGTGAAATTTGTGTTATTGCGCCATACATTTGCCATGGAAAAATCTCTGAAAATTCTATTATGCAATCAAAAGTAAGCTAATATAAACAAGGATATTGAGTGAACTCATTAACTTTATATTAAGTCTAACAACTAAGGAATGAAATGGCTTTCCCATACGATTTTATCATGTACTTAATAGTAGCATTAATCTTCTCATAATCTACTCCACAAGTAGGCTGTATTGTTATCATTGTCAGAAAACTCCTCATCAGCTGTAGGCCTACGAATCACACGCCGTCTAACACAATTGACTGGATTGGTAACAAGAATAACAATACTTGCAATCAGCACGACAATGAATTTCATATTAGGATATAGTTTAACCATAAATCTAGTGTTTAGAAATATAGTTTGGTCATT containing:
- the LOC120347301 gene encoding uncharacterized protein LOC120347301; translated protein: MYCAVTPAVGLVSINDIANNHPNLAGMLRTHTTPYYVGQPCPRVTAEDSYHSAMRMTYGHYNTHLQYQVMASTANDPRYLDSNPVNAYYRLLESGDSQTNPNVANEGIPLTKFIEEGLRSRTNLAFSFCDQYREVTKISADGAVSPTSISSIMLSNESSGYASSSGRSFESPSDSHTSDSQFSSSYNCNQRTKKRSRYVEHSNQRNESGDVLDKDAVRPRTRPAKPTRKSFIKVHERVNHSNRDETKTPECGLICQRKASSKSIEMLKTQMRNKPRNNEMEVDEPFDKYPEPKQHDSLCIRSGRTENKTTLPIKERIKRFEKLRDTCGGNPNRKSNNITLDEPKVEQRIYTNANAHQKKNKNATYTKSTIETKLEKAKKELKQSSRKMFLGMYEVQSVLGVGGGGTVYAGVRIADSKPIAIKRIMREKIKRWEKIQGRKVPQEIVLMLKVNGHKNVIRLLDWYECLDSFILILERPHNCVDLFDYIREVGTITEDEASFIFRQVVEAVKHIHSRGVLHRDIKDENVVINRETKKPRIIDFGCGTNLHDGAYTDFSGTPEFYPPEWFSKRVYQGRSAAAWSLGVLLYDMLCGEIPFKTKGKIMANILTFKAPVSQKAKHLIMWLLCSEPDARPDLNEVLKHPWLQNTKQ